The Bubalus bubalis isolate 160015118507 breed Murrah chromosome 18, NDDB_SH_1, whole genome shotgun sequence genome contains a region encoding:
- the RRAS gene encoding ras-related protein R-Ras, whose translation MSSGAASGTGRGRPRGGVPGPGDPPPSETHKLVVVGGGGVGKSALTIQFIQSYFVSDYDPTIEDSYTKICTVDGIPARLDILDTAGQEEFGAMREQYMRAGHGFLLVFAINDRQSFNEVGKLFTQILRVKDRDDFPVVLVGNKADLETQRQVPRSEASTFSASHHVAYFEASAKLRLNVDEAFEQLVRAVRKYQEQELPPSPPSAPRKKAGGCPCVLL comes from the exons ATGAGCAGCGGGGCGGCGTCCGGGACAGGGCGGGGGCGGCCCCGGGGCGGGGTGCCGGGACCCGGGGACCCCCCACCCAGCGAGACACACAAGCTGGTGGTCGTGGGCGGCGGCGGCGTGGGCAAGAGCGCGCTGACCATCCAGTTCATCCAG TCCTACTTCGTGTCTGACTACGACCCCACTATCGAAGACTCCTACACGAAGATCTGCACTGTGGACGGCATCCCAGCCCGGCTAGACA TCCTGGACACCGCCGGCCAGGAGGAGTTTGGTGCCATGCGGGAACAGTACATGCGTGCGGGCCACGGATTCCTGCTGGTGTTTGCCATTAATGACAGGCAGAG TTTCAACGAAGTGGGCAAGCTCTTCACGCAGATTCTTCGAGTCAAGGACCGAGACGACTTCCCCGTCGTGTTGGTTGGCAACAAGGCGGATCTGGAAACACAGCGCCAG GTCCCCCGATCTGAAGCCTCCACCTTCAGTGCCTCCCACCACGTGGCCTACTTCGAAGCTTCTGCCAAACTGCGCCTCAACGTGGATGAAGCCTTCGAGCAGCTGGTGCGGGCTGTCCG GAAGTACCAGGAACAAGAGCTcccgccctccccacccagcGCCCCCAGGAAGAAGGCCGGAGGCTGCCCCTGTGTCCTTCTGTAG